The genomic window AGCCGTTAAGACCTCAGTCAATTCAGCCATAGGGACATTGGAACCAGCGACAGTCGCCTTAGTATCGATGACATCCGATTTCAGGCTCTGGTAGGAGAGTGATTCAATATAATTCAGAAACTCCACCTGCCCCATCTCTAGCGTTAGATACGTCGCTTTAACTCCCTTGCCAAAGTAAACAACATCTTTTGTCCTAAGTTCGTGTATCGAACCACGCTTACCATTGATGTAAACTCCATTAGCACTGGGCTTTCCTTGAGAATTACCATCTATGATTCGATAGCGATGTCCCTGCTGAGCAAGCGGTACTCTCACTAGCATGGCATGCTGCCGGGAAGTAGACGGATCGCACAAAACAATGGCATTGGTTGCATCCCGACCGATTGAATAAGCAACCTCAGTTAATTTAATAATGCGCCGTTCCTTTCCTTCATCAATGATGAGCAGATGATGTTCCAAGGATTCGTTTGGGGAATG from Acaryochloris sp. CCMEE 5410 includes these protein-coding regions:
- a CDS encoding FHA domain-containing protein — its product is MEHHLLIIDEGKERRIIKLTEVAYSIGRDATNAIVLCDPSTSRQHAMLVRVPLAQQGHRYRIIDGNSQGKPSANGVYINGKRGSIHELRTKDVVYFGKGVKATYLTLEMGQVEFLNYIESLSYQSLKSDVIDTKATVAGSNVPMAELTEVLTAKSKSTAQNYQTPLQQHTQRAKETVRLSREEILKELNKPVSRQIWLVVTGAVLTLVGLTGWLVLNERSGNSTLEFARGANRFTEI